The DNA window ggCGATGGTCAGGAGAAGGCTTGCTAAAGAGGATCTGAGAAAAGACACACTAGATTCCTTGGGACATGTAAGGCTTTTATTTAAAGGTGCACATTAGTAATACAAGAACTTCCAGATGCATTCTCCGTGGTGTCAAATGaccttatttttctgtgtgtttggacTAAACCACTAAGAGCCACGCAAGGTGTCTTGGTTATCAGGAAGCTCAAAGCAGAAATTCTGGAGAGAGTATCTtctattcttatttattaatttatttatgttatttatgtGTCTTTTGTACGCACACACGTGGGGGAGTGCCTATGTGTGGGTGTGCAGGGGTCAAAGGAAAACACTGGGTGTCCTGCTCTGTCTCTCTTGGCTTAATCCTGTGAGATGGGTTCTCTCAACGACCCTGGAAAGACCCCGCCAAAATGAGTCAACAACATAATCATGTGTAAAGTATCTCAGGTGTAGGCTTTCTAAAAGCTATAATATAGTAAATATACATCCAAATGTACACAGCAGCTCCAACGGCGGTTCTTCATTTGAGAGAGCGAGAGTGTGAGCAGAATTAAGGGGAATGAGGACATCACAGGACTTCTGCTCTTTTGTCCCTTATATGTCTGCTCCCGGAACATGTAGTTCCAGCATGCTTAAATTTCTGCCTGAGTGATTTTGTGaacatacaaaaatatataaagtgacccgattttatttttatttttttataatttattcacttcatatcctgattgtaaccccctccctcatctcctcctggtctctccCCCCCCtttaatccactgaaagggggagccctcctcccctactatctaactccagcctatcaagtctcatcaggactgcctcgatcctcttcctctgtgggctggcaaggtcgactggccagggagaagtgatcaaagagcaggcaaccaagtaatgtcagagagagcccctgctccccttacttggggacccacgtggagactgagctgcccatgggctacatctgagcaggggggtctaggtcctctcccttcacggtccttggttgatacatcagtctctgctaACATCCCTGGGGTGAtctgattttaaaagtacatgtagcagctgggtatggtggcacatgcctataatcccagcaactgaaacagagaagcaggaagatcagttcaaggccatctttcaGTTCCTGCTCCCATTCTTCTGAAGTTTAATTTCCTGTTACATAACAGAGTGAttgtctgggcatggtggcgcaagcctgtaaccccagcactcagggggagcagaggcaggtggatctctgtgagtttgaagccagcctttctgcaaagagagttcaggacagccaaggctacacagagaaaccctgcctcaacaaaaacaaaaacaaaaacaaacaaagaaacaaaaaacccacagagTGATTATTCTACTTtgtcagaggaggaaggaggaggcatgGAAACAAGACGATAAATTCACCAGAAGAGTGGTCAGTGTGAAGCAGAGGGGCACTTGCCCTCTACTCCAAATCACCATCTGCTCTCTACCCTACCTCCTGTCTGCTCCTACCGGGCTGGGTGTGAGGCTCGTAGTGCATGCCTGTCACTGTGggagctctggaggcagaggcctcaGGCCTGAGGGTTTGAGGAAGATCAAATAAATGAAGGTTTGGGGAGAGCACCATCCATGCAACTGTAAAGACGTTGTCCTCTGTGCTAAGACTGCTCTTTCAAGGTGACCCACACCCCTGTCAAGAACCCCTCACCCATGTTCCCATAAGTTAGTCCAGTAAACTCACTCATGCACCAAGCTAGATTTGGGTATAAtcattgctttgttttgtcaTGAGTGTCCTATCTGAGATGCTTTTGTCTCCCCAGGGCAAAGTTAACCCATCTCCCCAAGATCCTCCTCCCAGAAGCCCAGCAGAACCCCCAGAGAGCTCAGACTACACGCCAATCACTACAGCCCTGAAAAAGTAAACAGAAAGTTGTTTTTACAGTATTTTACTATAAAAGTAACATGTGACCTTTATAGAAATACAAGGAAGAAGACTAAAGTTGCTTATCATTCCAGCAACCTGAAGCATCACTTTTTGACATGTTTGGTACAAGTCTAGTTTTTCCTTGCTGAGATCAGACATTCTAACATATAGCCTGTAATATAAGCACTTCCCACATTGCCGCAGTCTCTTAAAGACAGTAAGTTGATTAATTTCATTGGCCGTGTGGATCTATAGCAGAAGAGTCTTGAGTTGGGAAGCAGTAAATCATGGTCTTTATTAGTACAGTCAACCACTGGGGACCAGTAGCGTAGTGTCTGTTGGTTTCAGGACTCACACAGGTGAGTAATATGTACAGCATCCCTTTGACCAGGAGACACTAGAGTCTGGCCTCTCTGGTTCTCTTTTCCCAATCCCAAACCAAGACAAGGAAGATTAAATGTGGTTCTGGTAGTCAGGATCCGCTTCTTCATCCAGAGTTTCGGGATGCTTGAGAAGGGAATAGGTGATTGAATTCTCAACCTAGAGAAAGCAGAAATGAGCCACAAGAGCTGCAGAGGGGTCATGGGGAAAGCAgagcagggagagggaaggggacacGGCTGGGCTCACTCACCTCGGTTTTGGCAGCTTCTTCAGGATCAGAAGGATTGTCTGTggataaaaaaaaagtgatcaactTGGGCACAGCTGGAAAAGACGGCCTAATGTGCTGTTATTGAGGCTGCAAAACCAAAGCTCAAAGCAGAGCCAAGGCAAGGTTTGCCAACCCCAACCCAGGCTGTTGGGCCAAGCAGTGCCACAATTATAGCCTCCTTCCCTGGCCATCTTGGAATCCAGCCTTCCCCACTGGCCATGCTGGCAAAGGGAAACAAATTCTTGCTACATTCCTTTCAGATGATCGCTCAACTTTCCCAGTAACAAACCAGGCAGCCTGAAGCTCTGAGAGGTGGGAGAAAGGGGATTGTTTAGATCAGAGTGAGATCCAGTTCAGATTTTTGCCTGCCACAGGCTGTAGTGTAGTTTATTCTTGTTGAAGCACTGAAGAACCAGGTACTCTGacatgaagaagagagagagagagagagagagagagaggagaggaagaaagaaaaaagagatgagaaagggagcagaggagagagggaagataggaaagagagagaagaaaaagacaaatttttttttctgataaatatCCCAAATACCACATTCTCTCATGCTTTTGACCTGGGTTCCCTTTGCCAGTATGAAAAGCAGCCCCAGTGTCTGTAAACCAGCATTTTGGGAAGTGGGGGAAGAGTCTGAAACAATGCCTCAGTCTCTTCACTTGCTTCCTCGACACAAAAAGCCCCCTAGTTGCCATGTTCCAAAATCTGCCCCACAACACATTCAGAATCCCTCCCCcaccgcttttttttttttttttttttttacacttcttAGGAATCCCAGCAGCTAATGACGCGCCTTTAGGGGAAACCACCAGCTCCAGTGCCAGGCTGCAGAAATGCCTTGTGAAATGTGTTTATACCAGACTATACAAAGCCAGACAAGAAATTGAGTCCAGTTATGGTTAGACATTGTGGTATAGACCTAGTTCAATCCCAAATGTGGATCCCGTGTAGCCTGGCTGAGGAGCATGGACCCTGTTCGAAGCGAAGCTAAGTGAATACTACTTTGCTCAAGCTCTCATATCTGTTGGCTCTGTTCTGAGTCATACTCCAGCCCCTTGAAGTGGAATCTCTAAGGAACTCATTTTTCCTGCCTATTTCTGCTGTCATGGAAGCCCCTAGAGAAAATCCTACTTGCCTTTATGCTCTGTCTTTAACGACAGTCAGGCAATTGCCTGAAATATTCCTGCTCCTTCTATATTCTTCCTCCTGCACCAGGGTTGAAAGGCCACTGGCTTTCAAGTCTCAGGCCTATAAAGGTTCAGAGGTCATCCAAGCCACTGACCCGCCCACCTACTCCAGATGCCGTTGTGTGGAAGGATCAGGCCAGTGTTTGAGAAACCAGCATTGAGTGGCATTAGAGCCACAGTGTTCCCACAAAGTATGACCTGTGCATAGCTCTGATCCCCCAGAATTTCCTCAACTCAAATCTCCTCTCAGGATTCTACTGAAAGTTGAACTGTACTATGCCTGCTCCTACGCAGGAACACATTCCTGAAAATAAATCTCCAGGGTTACCTCAGATCTCCTCTTTTCGTGTCAGCACCCCGCTCCTTAATCCTATTGGCCAAGGTCACACAactgctaaccctatcccttgcCAGCTCCGATGCACATCTCCCCAGGAAGATCCCAATGCCTCTGCAGCCCTGCTCTGGAAATGTCTCCAGACTCCTTGTTTGTATAGAAGTTAGTCACAgccccaccctctttctctctctgcaaccagCGTTCCTTCGTAGGTCCAAGAGTTAGACTCAGAACTGCCCAAGAGATTTGAGTCCCAGCCATTCTCCCACGGCTCCTCCCTCTCCTGCGCTCCCACTGAACTCACACGAGCTGCTGCTTGCTGGCTCCAGTCCGCGTGGAGGCCCTGGGCTGACTGGCACTGAGCTCTCACCGGGCTCAGTGTACTCACCTAGCTCCTCAGGAAGGGTTTCTCCCATGTCCCTGTGATCAGGGTTTCCTGGGAGAGCTAGGAGGGGCATGTAGGAAGTTAGTAGGATTATGGGGTGAGTCCTGAGATATGAGGATCAAGGACCAGGGTCAGAACAGAGTTAAAAGCAACATAGACCTTTCTTTCCCTCACACTGTCACCgcctctcttccccactttcccgCTCCCCTGCTCAGGAAACTCCGGAGCCCAGAGTGGAGCCCAAGAGAACTGCAAGGGATGTCACAAAAGACATCATTCTTGGGCTTGCCCAGCCTTTTAAAGGTGTGAGCTTTTGGCTGGGTATGATgaagcatgtctttaatcccagcacctaggaaacagaggcaagaggCTCTtggtaggccagcctggtcaacacagtgagttccagaccacccAGGgttacagagagaccctgcctcaaagcgggggggggggggggggggggaagtgttACCTTTCTCTCTGCATCTCTCAATATTTACTTATCATCCATAACTGAATTCCCATGAACCAACGGTGAAGAGCGTTGTGAGGTATTAGGTATTAGGTATTAGGTATTGGTAGTATTTCCCCCTTCTCAATGACTTCCTTTGACCTGCCCACAATATTCCTCATTTCCACGCCTTGGCCACAGTTCCTAGAATACTCTTCCACCTTTCCTAGCTAATGGCTATCTCCAGATTCACCCTTATCCACTGTGGAGACAGCTTATACTGctatactctttttaaaaattatttatttattttcatttatgggAATCGGTGCTTCTcccctgcatgtgtgtctgtgtgagggtgctgagtcccctggaactgttacagacagttgtgagctgccatgcgggactgggaattgagcctgggtcctactgagccatctctctgtctcctacCTATGTGTTCTTTACTGTCTGCCGGGCTCTGGTACAAAGGCTTTGGCGTGCTCATTGTCATAATACTCTTTCCTGTAAGATGGGTCCTGTAGTGCTTTTCACTTTCCAGACAAGTAAGCTGAGGAGCAGAGGTTGAGTAACTTACTCAGTATTATATGTCTCCAACTGCCCCAGCCAGGCTGCCTGCCACCGTTTGGATGTAAATGTCCATTAAAATCTCATGTATTAAACGCTTGGTCGCCAGGGGGAATTATCGGGAAGAAGCAGGAACTTTAATGGGCCTAGCTGGAAGTCTTTAGGTCATCAGGAACATGCTCTTGAAGATTATGGGATTCCCAATGTCCTCCTTGATCCCTTTGCAGTTTTATCCTGTTGTATGTGTCTCCTGTGATTATAGCTTGTCACAGGCCCCAAAGCAacagggccaaaaaaaaaaaaaaaaaaaacagaccaagTCCTACAAAACCAtgctaaaataaacctttcagtttatttagttatttaaagATAAGCTCTTGAATTTGGCCTCCTAAATATGAAGTATTTACTATCATGCCTAGCAACTTTTTCTCTTCGTAAGCGGATTATCTGAAGTACCTTGTTCAGTGACAGAAAGCTGACAAACGCATGAGGTCACGGAATcgtctctcttttttaaatttaggaagggtctttctgtacagcacaggctggcttcaaacatcCTTCAGCCCGGGCTAACTTCAGACTCACTGAGATAAAATCTTTTAACTTATTTGTTGTTGTGCATGTGTGacggtggtggtgggggagggggttacaCCACAGCACAtctatgaaggtcagaggacaccatCACCATCGTGGGATCAGTTCTCTCTCTCAACCTTAACTTGGGAACCAGAGATAGAACTCCATCACCACGCTTGGACTGCAAGCACCtgtacccactgagtcatctcactggtcGTGGCTTCAGACTTTCACCCCCTTTGCCTTCCTGTCCTGGGAATACCGAAATGGGCTACGACCTACAGTTCAGAGTCACGTCTCTATCGTTTCATTACTCTAATCCCTTCTTATAAGTGTCCACGTGTGCGTCTGTATTCCTCACAGTGCTGGGAACTAGCTGAGGGTAGAAATGGAACCAGACACGGCGCATTATCTAGTTTGTTCAAGCCTTGTTTAACAGATGAATTTGTAAGTGGACGAACCAATATGATGAGACTAGATCAAAAGCAAAGGAGTCTCCAACCCCTCGCTAACCCCAGCTAACTGATAATAAGAGGAACCAAAGAGAGCCACCAACCTGGagccttttttttcttgagatagatCAAGGATACTGTGATAATAACAATGGCCGCGAGAGCAATTCCTGTGACAGCCGCTATGATTGTCAATACTGGTAAAGAACCGCTGGGTTTGGGCCCTGGAGAAGACAGATACGGTGACAGGCAATAAGTATTCTCTGTGAatccacccctcctcctcctcctccattgctataTGCCCAGAGTTTGTCACCTAGAGTCTCTGTGTCCGGGTCGCTCATTGGTGTAATACATTATCCTGAAACCTCATCTGCAAAGGTTTCTGTGGACAGACTTATACCTCCCCAATGCCTAAGTGTTTCCACCAAACCAATGGAGGCACACTGGCGGCCATGCAGTAGCAGAAGGGAAAGCTCTCAGAGGCAGTGGGGGGAGACGGATCTGAATCTTCTCAGAGTTGGGGGTACCCCTGCTATGAACACGCCAGGCGATTACACGAATGGCTATTACGTAAGGCACAAGAAGAAAGTCAACTCCAACTCCCAGGACCGTCTAGGAGCATGGCGAACCTGTGCACAATGACAAGGTTCTGTTTCGCTGCTGCCAGACAGAAGCCTTGTCACCCCCCACCTGCAAGCGAAGAGCTCTGGGCTGAGCCCACTTGCCGTTATTCGACAAAGCCTTCACAACTCGCCTCTTGGCctcatttttgttgctgtggcATTCATTCCTAGATGTCCAGGTGGAGCTATCCAACGTTTGCCTTTGTCAATCTCTTCTCCCTTGCCAACATCTTGACAGAACCCGCATACCTTGGACAGTGATGGTCACAGGCTTGGACAACTGATATCGACTTCCTAGAAATCCTTTGCAGTAGTAGTCGCCACTGTGACTGTGGTTGGCTTTTAAGATGGAGAACGTGTCATTGTAATGATGAAATTTCACAGCTTTTTCATTCTGGTAGAATGTAACCTTGTTCAGGCGTTTGTTCAACCAGCTGTGGCACCTTAACACGATGGTTTCCCCTTCCTCAAACACCAGTTGAGGAGTCTGGAGAAGCAGCCAGTCTGAAAGACATAGAAGGACCATAGAATTCAGAGGACCTTGGCTCTGCTCAAAGACCCAGGTCACTGTTCTTGGAAGAATATGATATGCTAAGGGAAAGAACTTTAGTTTAACATCagacaatctttttgtttggttggttggttggttttcttttttgtttgtttgttttgctttttaaagacagggtttttctgtgcagcactgactgtcctgaaactctctttgtagaccaggctagccttgagcttacAGAGAAccgcttgcttctgcctcttaaaTTCTGGGACTAAAGCCGTGCATCACCACTGACTTGCCTGCATTAGGCAATCTAGTTCTCTGGTTCTAACTCCATTCATTTGTAAACTCGTCAGTCTTGGGCAAGTAATGTAACTCTTCCGGGCCTCACTTTTCTCATCTGGGAAAATGGGCATGGTCAGTTTTTGTAGCTGCTATGTTTGTTGGTACATAACAGCTATCCAAGACACATTTctatttcccttcctctcctgagAAAAGGCAGCTGCTGCCCAGTCCCATCCCTTAGAACAAAAGAGTTGGGGTGCAATGCCTTCCCAGCAGGAAAGGAATCCAGTCTGACTGAGGAGACAAACATGAAGCGGTTACAGCAGAGTCTTCTGTTTGGGGGATAATAGAACATCTTGAACCTCTTGGTTTCCTTAATGACTAATAAATGTAACCAACAATGTTGTTTTCCTTAATAAATGTAGAACTACAATATTAGCTTGCTGTGTGTACACTTTTTGAGGAAAAAACTGGGATCAGGTGGTAGGAGGGAATTAAGtgaagagggacagagacagtaATCATCAATGCAGTTGCCTGGTGGCTTTTCTGTGAGGGAAAAACCTACCTCTTGCCAGGAGCCTTGTAAAATCGTTGATCTGCTCAGTACAGATTTAATAAGCCCTGCCCTGTTTCAGATACCGCAAACACAGAGATGGAGGAGACACAGCTTTTTACCTCAAGTGCCTACACGCtgatggaagaaagagaaaggcaagGACCGCGAGGGCAAGGGGTCAGGAAAATGCCCAGCACCTCCAGAAAGAGGCAGTAGCACCCTCAGCTGAACAGACGAGAAAGCTGAATTCAaggttaaataaaattaattctatTTCTATAGATGTCCCTTCCCTGGGCTAGGACTCAGTTGCAGGCTATTGGCCTTTTGCTGGGTGTCATGAAACAGAAGGGTTTCTATGAAATAGGGACTTCCTTTTTCTGTCACATTTAGTTGTCTGCCCTTGTCCTTGAACTTCTCTTGCTCAACCAGGACTACCGCAGCCAACAGCTATTCACACGTTCTGAGGACTTTCTCAGGAATTCTCATGCCCTGCAAACGCACACTAAGTTACAAGGGCTGGTAAAAAGGGAAATGAGTGGACAAAAGCCCTTTGCAGTGCTGCTTCCCAGAAACCAGCCCACCCGTTTTCCTGCAAACGTTTCAGTAAGCGGACCACTCCACCCTACCCCAACTTCCGGGTATCCCGGCTGCTCCCTGGGCCGGGCCCTACTCACCGGAAATCACATACAGATGTACAGGGTCGCTGAGGCTGCTCCGCTCCATCCGGCACCGGTATTCTCCGCTGTCATTGACCGCGGCTGTGAACTTGTAGCTGGGCTGGACCTGGCTCGGGACGGAGCTCCCATTGTGGAGCCACTGGGTGGAAGAGTTCCCGGGGTTGTGGGGCCCCTCGCACTTCAGGGTCACAAGGTCTTCCCTGAGCACCCGGATCCACGGGGGCTCAAGTTTCACCACAGCCTTGGGAAGATCCGCTGAGAGCGAGAAGGCAGTGTGAGGCAAGGGAGCTCCAATAGCTCAAGCAGGCCCCAGAGTCTCAGGTGAAAACCCTACCAAGGGTGGGACCAGGCCCAGAAAGCTTCTTCCACTTAACCCTTCTATTTATTCCATCCCAGGAGCCCCAGGGAACTCTCAGGAATGCAACTGATCCTCAGCAGGATGGAGCAAGAGAGAGGCAGGAGACACCCCAGAAATAcgtcttgttttcttgtttgctttttttaagttgtttgggacagggttcctctgtgtaggcctggctgttctggaccttGTTCTGGAgacaggatggcctcaaaatcagaggaccacctacctctgcctcctgaatgctgggattaaaggcatgtgccaccacccatggctgttgtttttgttttttaacttaataAAGCTTTGAAAATCTTTGATGCATAATAACTGTACATATTTGCAGGGTCCAGTATGACACTTCAGTACATGCACACAACATGTAATGGTCAgagtgatttgcatttctttcacCTTGCACTTCATCTGTTTTATGGAGAACGTTCAAATCTTCTATGCTAGCTATTGTGAAGTGTATAATAAATTGACAACCATAATTAccctttgtggtggtttgaataaaaatggcctccGAAGACTCATAGGGAGTGTCACTACTAAGAGgcgtggcctttttggaggaagtgtgtcactgaggttgtgctttgaggtttcagatgctcaaaccAGGCCCAGTGTACCACTCTGTCTTCCTGCACATCCAGATACAGAAATTTCAGCTACCTCTCCCACACCATGTCTGCCCaaatgctgccatgcttcccatggCGATAACAGACTGAACCCCTGAacagtaagccagccccaattcagcgttctcctttataagaattgctgtggtcatggtgtctcttcagagcaaca is part of the Meriones unguiculatus strain TT.TT164.6M chromosome 11, Bangor_MerUng_6.1, whole genome shotgun sequence genome and encodes:
- the Fcgr2b gene encoding low affinity immunoglobulin gamma Fc region receptor II-b isoform X1 — translated: MMRISLFLPLLRESNRTACMPSRIWCHMLLWTAVLSVVAGTHADLPKAVVKLEPPWIRVLREDLVTLKCEGPHNPGNSSTQWLHNGSSVPSQVQPSYKFTAAVNDSGEYRCRMERSSLSDPVHLYVISDWLLLQTPQLVFEEGETIVLRCHSWLNKRLNKVTFYQNEKAVKFHHYNDTFSILKANHSHSGDYYCKGFLGSRYQLSKPVTITVQGPKPSGSLPVLTIIAAVTGIALAAIVIITVSLIYLKKKKAPALPGNPDHRDMGETLPEELGEYTEPGESSVPVSPGPPRGLEPASSSSYNPSDPEEAAKTEVENSITYSLLKHPETLDEEADPDYQNHI
- the Fcgr2b gene encoding low affinity immunoglobulin gamma Fc region receptor II-b isoform X2; this translates as MMRISLFLPLLRESNRTACMPSRIWCHMLLWTAVLSVVAGTHADLPKAVVKLEPPWIRVLREDLVTLKCEGPHNPGNSSTQWLHNGSSVPSQVQPSYKFTAAVNDSGEYRCRMERSSLSDPVHLYVISDWLLLQTPQLVFEEGETIVLRCHSWLNKRLNKVTFYQNEKAVKFHHYNDTFSILKANHSHSGDYYCKGFLGSRYQLSKPVTITVQGPKPSGSLPVLTIIAAVTGIALAAIVIITVSLIYLKKKKAPDNPSDPEEAAKTEVENSITYSLLKHPETLDEEADPDYQNHI